Proteins encoded together in one Nostoc sp. PCC 7524 window:
- a CDS encoding HEAT repeat domain-containing protein, producing MAVPHLQEISAQLESTNLRDRMVALANLRDIPAEDAVPLIKKVLADESLQLRSMAIFALGIKQTTECYAILAEILQNDPDYGIRADAAGALGYLGDTRAFEVLARAFYEDTDWLVRFSAAVSLGNLKDPRARDILIQALDSPELVLQEAAISALGEIQDIESVDNLLRFAQSDDWLVRQRLAEALGNLPTAKSISALKYLEKDSHSNVAEAARISLIRLEQRGNQG from the coding sequence ATGGCTGTTCCACACTTGCAGGAAATTTCTGCTCAGTTAGAAAGTACGAATTTACGCGATCGCATGGTAGCCTTGGCGAATTTGCGGGATATACCGGCTGAAGATGCTGTACCTTTAATTAAGAAGGTGTTGGCTGATGAATCTTTGCAGCTGCGATCGATGGCAATCTTTGCCCTAGGAATCAAGCAAACCACAGAATGCTATGCAATTTTGGCAGAAATTCTCCAAAATGACCCAGATTATGGCATTCGTGCTGATGCGGCTGGTGCTTTAGGTTATTTGGGCGATACTAGAGCCTTTGAGGTGCTGGCACGAGCATTTTATGAAGATACGGACTGGCTAGTACGTTTTAGTGCGGCTGTTTCCCTTGGTAATCTCAAAGATCCCCGCGCTCGCGACATCCTGATTCAAGCTTTGGATAGCCCAGAATTAGTATTGCAAGAAGCTGCTATCTCTGCTTTAGGAGAAATTCAAGATATTGAGTCCGTAGATAATCTACTGCGCTTTGCCCAATCAGATGATTGGTTGGTGAGACAACGGCTAGCAGAGGCTTTGGGCAATTTACCTACTGCCAAGAGTATATCAGCGTTGAAATATCTAGAAAAAGACAGCCATTCCAATGTTGCGGAAGCAGCGAGGATTTCGCTCATCAGACTGGAGCAAAGAGGTAATCAAGGTTAA
- a CDS encoding phycobiliprotein lyase: MNIEEFFELSAGKWFSHRTSHHLAFKQSEDGKSDLIIESLAADHPEVIKLCQSYEIPASAASCGARVTWNGTMEWDEEKHTGSTVLVSVPDDGNPSEGRLLREMGYAEKAPVAGRYKMGNDGALTLTTEYETMWSEERLWFASPNLRMRVSVLKRFGGFSMASFTSEIRMGGSSPAAKASEANSASS; this comes from the coding sequence ATGAATATTGAAGAATTTTTTGAGTTGAGTGCTGGTAAATGGTTTTCCCATCGCACTAGCCATCATTTAGCTTTTAAGCAATCTGAAGATGGGAAGTCAGATCTGATTATCGAGTCACTGGCAGCAGATCACCCAGAAGTCATTAAGCTGTGTCAATCATATGAAATTCCTGCTAGTGCTGCCTCCTGTGGTGCGAGAGTTACCTGGAACGGCACAATGGAATGGGATGAAGAGAAACACACTGGCTCTACTGTGCTAGTTTCTGTACCAGATGATGGTAATCCTAGCGAAGGCAGACTATTGCGAGAAATGGGTTATGCCGAAAAGGCTCCTGTAGCTGGTCGTTATAAAATGGGCAACGATGGTGCTTTGACTCTGACTACAGAGTATGAAACCATGTGGTCTGAAGAACGCTTGTGGTTTGCTAGCCCTAATTTACGGATGCGGGTAAGTGTATTAAAGCGTTTTGGTGGTTTTAGTATGGCTTCTTTTACTTCTGAAATCCGCATGGGTGGCAGTTCTCCTGCGGCGAAAGCCTCGGAAGCTAATTCTGCATCTAGTTAG
- a CDS encoding AAA domain-containing protein has translation MPFQNIVLEKLFQGVLRNQSVEFANSLTDREKIDAALCYLPLSLSQNQKTALYHAWQHEISYIQGPPGTGKSHTIIAIMITAILLNKKVLFVSQKKAAIDVVKKKIDKILCENSSIYVGPENEDKKHLKAYIEEIVREVSTYNFQSELEIKQKHLHNCQQEINSLKAEIDADYKTLKISLESEVTFWKINSNYVKARDNFSKIYGEEYTKKIKFSEKLISENSKEIYRRNIAKIRTKLEQGTTFQRREILYLRRFYKCFINKINADRDQFTDLANLPLYMEQFFKLTCLYTDSLLTQHQLKPNLNQLRQLINQKQQILLEKQEEYIKNLYEFKLLSSFVKNKKQAELFSKMLYWTNQRKILESMQGIDYHSLTNIFSLWMGEIKDLGQFIPFQNEIFDLVIVDEASQVNIAEIIPAFYRGKSFCIVGDERQLGLSAAGLFALNRTFEKLIWNQCFATVNGAISYEKANEKDLIVSKSSILDFITNKDNQFYIPKVILDEHFRSMPQLAAFTSKEFYDNSLRLMTEVGKNIHKECFLAIEVGGQRDANAKIILAEVEELIKKLKGLIRNQDYLKEPLSNHGFNLQVKPMIGVVSFLTEQKKYIKEQIENEFSDEEREIHDLFVGTPEEFQGNERNIIFITLGLDGISQRWAKGHFENKNRFNVATSRAINFTYLIYGGIPKNAVLLKKYLRHFGFQAQNFIDDSIIEENSLTNRHTWKFDESKIESEFEFRVLDYLREFINQFGSSYLYLYNQVVSCGHKRLDFVIYNSKNEETCAIEVDGVYHFAEDGRNYSDAHLERVEILKRAGWKIVHVPYHKWYKKGWLSERNDTEFQKTINDLYAQLKEALIINL, from the coding sequence ATGCCATTTCAAAATATAGTATTAGAAAAACTATTTCAAGGAGTTTTACGTAATCAATCTGTGGAATTTGCCAACAGTTTAACAGATAGAGAAAAAATAGATGCAGCATTATGTTATTTACCGCTATCTTTATCACAAAATCAGAAAACTGCTCTTTATCATGCTTGGCAACATGAAATCTCTTATATACAAGGACCACCAGGAACAGGTAAATCCCATACCATTATCGCTATAATGATAACTGCAATATTATTAAACAAAAAAGTATTATTTGTATCTCAAAAGAAAGCTGCTATAGATGTAGTAAAGAAAAAAATAGATAAAATACTATGTGAAAATTCTAGCATTTATGTGGGTCCAGAAAATGAAGATAAAAAGCACCTTAAAGCTTATATAGAAGAAATAGTTAGAGAAGTCTCTACTTATAATTTTCAAAGTGAGTTAGAAATAAAACAAAAACATCTTCATAATTGCCAGCAGGAGATTAATTCTTTAAAAGCAGAGATAGATGCAGATTATAAAACTTTAAAAATATCATTAGAGTCCGAAGTAACTTTTTGGAAAATTAATAGTAATTATGTCAAAGCCCGAGATAATTTTTCAAAGATTTATGGAGAAGAGTACACAAAAAAAATTAAATTTAGCGAAAAATTAATTTCTGAAAATAGTAAAGAAATATATAGACGTAATATTGCAAAAATTAGAACAAAATTAGAACAAGGTACTACCTTTCAGCGTCGAGAAATTTTGTATTTAAGGCGATTCTATAAATGTTTTATTAATAAGATTAATGCTGATAGAGATCAGTTTACAGACTTAGCTAATTTGCCTCTATACATGGAACAGTTCTTTAAACTTACCTGCCTATATACTGATTCTTTATTGACACAGCACCAATTAAAACCAAACTTAAATCAACTGAGACAGCTAATCAATCAAAAGCAGCAAATTTTATTGGAAAAACAAGAAGAATATATTAAAAATCTATATGAATTTAAGCTACTGAGTTCATTTGTCAAAAATAAAAAACAAGCTGAATTATTTAGCAAAATGCTTTATTGGACAAATCAGCGTAAAATTCTAGAGTCCATGCAAGGAATTGATTACCACAGTCTAACAAACATATTTTCATTGTGGATGGGTGAAATCAAAGACCTTGGTCAATTTATCCCATTTCAAAACGAGATATTTGATTTAGTAATTGTTGATGAAGCTTCCCAAGTAAATATTGCTGAGATTATTCCCGCTTTTTACCGAGGAAAAAGTTTTTGTATAGTTGGGGATGAAAGACAGTTAGGATTAAGCGCAGCAGGCTTGTTTGCGTTAAATAGAACTTTTGAAAAGTTAATTTGGAATCAATGTTTTGCAACTGTTAATGGTGCTATATCCTATGAAAAAGCAAATGAAAAGGATTTAATTGTTAGTAAATCATCTATTTTAGATTTTATTACCAATAAGGATAACCAATTTTACATTCCAAAAGTTATTTTGGATGAGCATTTTCGCTCTATGCCACAATTGGCTGCATTTACCAGCAAAGAATTTTATGACAATAGTTTACGTTTAATGACTGAGGTGGGTAAAAATATCCACAAGGAATGTTTTCTAGCTATAGAAGTTGGCGGACAAAGAGATGCAAATGCTAAAATTATACTAGCAGAAGTAGAAGAATTAATAAAAAAGTTAAAAGGCTTAATTAGAAACCAAGATTATTTAAAAGAACCTCTAAGTAATCATGGGTTCAATTTACAAGTGAAACCCATGATTGGCGTTGTATCTTTCCTTACGGAACAAAAAAAATATATAAAAGAACAAATTGAAAATGAGTTTTCCGACGAAGAGCGAGAAATTCATGATTTGTTTGTAGGAACTCCAGAAGAGTTTCAAGGTAATGAAAGAAATATTATATTTATTACATTAGGTTTAGATGGTATTAGCCAACGCTGGGCAAAAGGGCATTTTGAAAACAAAAATAGATTTAATGTGGCAACAAGTCGAGCAATTAACTTTACTTACTTGATTTATGGTGGTATACCAAAAAATGCTGTTTTGTTGAAAAAATATCTGCGTCATTTTGGTTTTCAGGCTCAAAATTTTATTGATGACTCAATTATAGAAGAAAATTCACTAACTAATAGGCATACTTGGAAATTTGATGAATCTAAAATTGAATCTGAATTTGAATTTCGAGTTTTAGATTATCTACGAGAATTTATTAATCAATTTGGTAGCAGCTATTTATATTTGTATAATCAGGTTGTTAGTTGTGGACATAAAAGGCTAGATTTTGTTATTTACAATTCAAAAAATGAAGAAACTTGTGCTATAGAAGTAGATGGAGTCTATCACTTTGCCGAAGATGGTAGAAATTATTCAGACGCGCATCTTGAACGAGTCGAAATATTGAAACGTGCTGGATGGAAAATTGTTCACGTACCCTACCATAAATGGTATAAAAAAGGTTGGTTATCTGAAAGAAATGACACAGAATTTCAAAAAACGATAAATGATTTATATGCTCAACTAAAAGAAGCACTTATTATTAACTTATAG
- a CDS encoding HNH endonuclease, with protein MSVYIPAELQRKIRAKFANYCAYCHTAEYLTVTTFEFEHIIPLSAGGETSFENLCLSCPACNRYKASHQTAVDTETQQEVSLFHPQQQSWHEHFAWSEDATEINPLTSVGRATISALKMNRPQLIRVRKMWVKLGEHPPDIC; from the coding sequence GTGAGTGTTTATATACCTGCTGAATTACAACGCAAAATCCGTGCTAAATTTGCTAATTATTGTGCCTACTGTCATACTGCTGAATACCTAACAGTTACCACTTTTGAGTTTGAGCATATCATTCCTCTATCAGCTGGCGGAGAAACAAGTTTTGAAAATCTTTGTTTGTCTTGTCCTGCTTGTAATCGTTATAAAGCTTCCCATCAAACTGCTGTGGATACAGAAACTCAGCAAGAAGTCTCGTTATTTCATCCACAGCAACAATCATGGCATGAACATTTTGCTTGGAGTGAAGATGCTACTGAGATTAACCCACTCACTTCCGTCGGAAGAGCAACTATTTCTGCATTGAAAATGAATCGTCCACAGTTAATTCGCGTACGTAAAATGTGGGTAAAGTTAGGAGAACATCCGCCTGATATTTGTTAA
- the acsF gene encoding magnesium-protoporphyrin IX monomethyl ester (oxidative) cyclase, translating into MVNTLPKPGIKTPSKETILTPRFYTTDFETAANLDLSAQDSELQAMLAEMRADYNRHHFVRDEVFDKSWEHIEGEARQSFIDYLERSCISEFSGFLLFKELSRKLKNRSPLLAEMFQLMARDEARHAGFLNKAMGDFKLSLDLATVTKTRTYTFFPIEWVLYTVYLSEKIGYWRYIIIYRHLEKHPENQFYPIFRYFESWCQDENRHGDIFKALLRSQPQLWKTWKARLWSRFFLLSVFATHTMTVHERAGFYKSLGLDATEFDRQVVENTNETAGRAFPVMLNTEHPRFFPRLQRCAGYNLQISEIERSSQPKFVKLIRKLPLIAAIVWNLLLVYLLKPIDTEALRGTVR; encoded by the coding sequence ATGGTTAATACTCTACCCAAACCAGGAATTAAAACCCCCAGCAAAGAAACTATACTCACTCCTCGGTTTTATACTACAGATTTTGAAACCGCCGCTAACCTGGATTTATCCGCCCAGGACTCGGAGTTGCAAGCGATGTTGGCAGAAATGAGGGCAGACTACAACCGTCACCATTTTGTGCGGGATGAGGTATTTGATAAGTCTTGGGAACACATCGAGGGCGAAGCGAGACAGTCGTTTATCGATTACTTGGAACGTTCTTGTATTTCTGAGTTTTCCGGCTTCTTGCTCTTCAAGGAATTATCCCGCAAGCTGAAAAATCGCAGTCCACTGCTGGCAGAGATGTTTCAACTGATGGCGCGTGATGAAGCTCGCCACGCCGGATTTCTCAACAAAGCAATGGGCGATTTTAAACTTTCCCTGGATTTAGCCACGGTGACGAAAACTCGCACCTATACGTTTTTCCCGATTGAGTGGGTACTTTACACCGTTTACTTATCAGAAAAAATCGGCTATTGGCGTTACATCATTATTTACAGACATTTAGAAAAGCACCCGGAAAACCAGTTTTACCCTATCTTCCGCTACTTTGAGAGTTGGTGTCAGGACGAAAACCGCCACGGAGATATATTCAAAGCTCTTTTACGTTCTCAACCGCAACTATGGAAAACTTGGAAAGCTAGGCTATGGAGTCGCTTTTTCTTGCTATCGGTATTTGCTACCCACACGATGACAGTTCATGAACGGGCTGGTTTTTACAAGTCACTGGGACTAGATGCAACGGAATTTGACCGTCAAGTTGTGGAAAATACTAATGAAACGGCGGGGCGGGCTTTTCCTGTGATGCTGAATACAGAACATCCCAGGTTTTTCCCTCGCCTGCAACGCTGTGCAGGTTATAACTTGCAAATTTCAGAAATTGAGCGTAGTTCTCAACCGAAATTTGTGAAGCTGATTCGTAAATTACCGTTAATTGCAGCCATTGTTTGGAATCTGCTGTTAGTCTACCTGCTCAAACCTATTGATACTGAAGCTTTGCGGGGAACTGTGCGTTAA
- the hemF gene encoding oxygen-dependent coproporphyrinogen oxidase: MGRHSDNSLQESPNHTILLTSPTNAIPKDSRQRVQQFMQNLQDEICTALEQLDGEASFHQDYWERAEGGEGRTRVIREGRVFEQGGVNFSAVWGNSLPASILAQRPEAAGHEFFATGTSMVLHPRNPYVPTVHLNYRYFEAGPIWWFGGGADLTPYYAFQEDAVHFHQTLKNACDVHHPEYYPAFKRWCDEYFYLRHRQEQRGIGGIFFDYQDASGKLYVGTQADSPAGIYSQKVGNVVRNWEDIFAFVQSCGQAFLPAYLPIVERRQGTKYSDRQRHFQLYRRGRYVEFNLVYDRGTVFGLQTKGRTESILMSLPPLARWEYCYEPEPGSPEAELTEVFLQPRDWA; this comes from the coding sequence ATGGGTCGTCATTCCGATAATTCTCTGCAAGAATCTCCAAATCACACTATATTGCTGACATCACCTACCAACGCCATACCCAAGGATTCACGGCAGCGTGTGCAGCAATTCATGCAGAACTTACAGGATGAGATTTGCACAGCGTTAGAGCAACTTGATGGGGAAGCCAGCTTTCACCAAGACTATTGGGAGAGAGCAGAAGGGGGAGAAGGACGTACCCGTGTGATTCGAGAAGGGCGGGTATTTGAACAGGGTGGCGTGAACTTTTCCGCAGTGTGGGGAAATAGCCTACCAGCTTCGATTTTGGCGCAACGTCCAGAAGCAGCCGGACATGAGTTTTTTGCCACAGGAACGTCAATGGTGTTGCATCCCCGCAATCCCTACGTACCAACAGTACATCTCAACTATCGCTACTTTGAGGCAGGCCCTATCTGGTGGTTTGGTGGTGGGGCTGATTTAACGCCATACTACGCCTTTCAAGAGGATGCAGTTCACTTTCATCAAACACTAAAAAATGCTTGTGATGTCCACCATCCAGAGTATTATCCAGCTTTTAAACGCTGGTGTGATGAATACTTCTATTTACGGCATCGTCAAGAACAGCGAGGCATTGGCGGCATTTTCTTTGACTATCAGGATGCTAGCGGTAAGCTTTACGTCGGTACACAAGCAGATAGTCCAGCAGGAATTTATAGCCAGAAAGTGGGAAATGTAGTGCGGAATTGGGAAGATATCTTTGCGTTTGTCCAGTCTTGCGGTCAGGCTTTCTTACCTGCTTACTTACCTATTGTAGAACGGCGACAAGGAACAAAGTATAGCGATCGCCAGCGTCATTTTCAATTGTACCGTCGGGGTCGTTACGTCGAGTTTAATTTAGTCTACGACCGGGGAACCGTGTTCGGGCTGCAAACCAAGGGACGGACAGAATCGATCCTCATGTCTTTACCACCTCTAGCACGTTGGGAATATTGCTACGAACCAGAACCAGGAAGCCCGGAAGCAGAATTGACTGAAGTCTTTCTCCAGCCTAGAGATTGGGCGTAG
- a CDS encoding biliverdin-producing heme oxygenase, with translation MSSHLDVSLREGTKHSHTLAENTAFMKCFLKGIVEKSFFRKLLADLYFVYCVLEAELQQYQNHPVVGLMYFPELNRQANLEKDLAYYYGENWREEITLSPAGKVYVNRLREIANTQPELLIAHAYTRYMGDLSGGQALRNIARSAMDLPADQGTAMHEFEQIPTLEARRAFKEKYRQALNSLAIDEAMIQKIVDEANYAFALNRDVVHELEADVKAVVGDHIFDLMTRQNKPGSTEHTPEESKVLNYSI, from the coding sequence ATGAGTAGCCATTTAGATGTGAGTTTACGGGAAGGAACAAAACATTCCCATACCTTGGCGGAAAACACCGCGTTTATGAAATGTTTCCTCAAAGGGATTGTAGAAAAAAGCTTTTTCCGTAAATTGCTGGCGGATCTCTACTTTGTCTATTGTGTTTTAGAGGCAGAATTACAGCAATATCAAAATCATCCAGTTGTAGGTTTGATGTACTTTCCTGAATTGAATCGTCAGGCGAATTTAGAGAAAGATTTAGCCTATTATTACGGTGAAAATTGGCGAGAGGAAATTACACTTTCTCCGGCCGGAAAAGTTTATGTTAATCGCTTGCGGGAAATAGCCAACACCCAACCAGAATTATTAATTGCTCATGCTTATACCCGCTACATGGGAGATTTATCTGGTGGGCAAGCACTGCGAAATATTGCCCGTTCTGCGATGGATTTACCAGCAGATCAAGGCACTGCAATGCACGAATTTGAACAAATTCCCACCCTAGAAGCAAGACGGGCGTTTAAAGAAAAGTACCGTCAGGCTTTGAATTCTTTGGCTATAGATGAAGCCATGATTCAGAAAATCGTAGACGAAGCTAACTATGCCTTTGCCCTGAATCGGGATGTAGTTCATGAATTAGAAGCAGATGTGAAAGCTGTAGTTGGTGATCATATCTTTGACTTGATGACTCGCCAAAATAAACCGGGTAGTACAGAACATACTCCTGAAGAAAGCAAGGTACTGAATTACAGTATTTAG
- the hemN gene encoding oxygen-independent coproporphyrinogen III oxidase, with protein sequence MNFLSQTVKFDAELLKKYDQPLPRYTSYPPATELTEDFQQAEFKAAIAVGNYKKTPLSLYCHIPFCESACYFCGCNTIITPNKTLAEPYLNYLIRDIQQVASLIDHQRSVQQLHWGGGTPNYLSLRQVETLWRTLNHCFDFDDDAEISIEVNPRFLDRDYLFALKDLGFNRISFGIQDFNFQVQQAVNRIQPEKMLFQVMDWVRDAGFSSVNVDLIYGLPYQTLETFKSTVRKTIELNPDRIAVFNFAYVPWLKPIQRLIPQDALPLASEKLDILRMSIEELSTNSYVFIGMDHFAKPNDELAIAQQNGQLHRNFQGYTTKPESDLLGFGMSSISMLHDVYVQNHKRLKNYYQAINSDELPIEKGVKLNQDDIIRRTIIMELMCQFQLSLDNIEEKYHLHFDSDFAEYFQKEQLQLRLLEADGLIQLSPNHIEVTPSGRLLIRNIAAVFDVYLRERTSGGFSKAI encoded by the coding sequence ATGAACTTTCTGTCACAAACTGTTAAATTTGATGCTGAATTGCTGAAAAAATACGATCAGCCTTTACCACGCTACACTAGCTACCCTCCAGCGACGGAGTTAACTGAGGATTTTCAACAAGCTGAATTTAAAGCTGCTATCGCTGTTGGGAATTACAAAAAAACACCCCTATCTTTGTATTGCCATATTCCCTTTTGTGAAAGTGCCTGTTATTTCTGTGGTTGTAATACTATCATTACCCCAAATAAAACACTGGCTGAACCTTATCTGAATTACTTGATTCGTGATATTCAGCAAGTAGCATCTTTAATTGATCATCAACGTAGTGTTCAACAACTGCATTGGGGTGGTGGTACTCCTAACTATTTATCTTTGCGTCAAGTTGAGACTCTTTGGCGCACCCTGAATCATTGTTTTGATTTTGATGATGATGCGGAAATTTCCATTGAAGTCAATCCCAGGTTTTTAGACAGAGACTACCTCTTTGCTTTGAAAGATTTGGGTTTTAATCGGATTAGTTTTGGTATTCAAGATTTTAATTTCCAAGTACAGCAGGCTGTTAACCGTATTCAGCCAGAAAAAATGCTGTTTCAGGTAATGGATTGGGTGCGTGATGCTGGGTTTAGCAGTGTCAATGTTGACTTAATTTATGGGTTGCCTTATCAAACTCTAGAGACTTTTAAAAGTACAGTCCGCAAGACAATTGAACTCAACCCAGATCGGATTGCTGTGTTTAACTTTGCTTATGTACCTTGGTTAAAACCAATTCAACGTTTAATTCCCCAAGACGCACTACCGTTAGCTAGTGAAAAACTCGATATTTTGCGGATGTCAATTGAGGAATTAAGCACCAATAGCTATGTTTTCATTGGCATGGATCATTTTGCTAAACCGAATGATGAATTAGCGATCGCCCAACAAAACGGTCAACTACATCGTAACTTCCAAGGCTATACAACCAAACCAGAATCTGATTTATTAGGCTTTGGCATGAGTTCAATTAGTATGCTGCATGATGTGTATGTGCAGAATCATAAACGGTTAAAAAATTACTATCAAGCAATTAATAGTGATGAATTACCTATTGAAAAAGGAGTAAAACTAAATCAAGATGATATTATTCGCCGCACAATAATTATGGAATTGATGTGTCAATTTCAACTTTCACTAGATAACATCGAAGAAAAATATCATCTGCACTTTGATAGTGATTTTGCAGAATATTTTCAAAAAGAACAATTACAACTGCGACTATTAGAAGCCGATGGTTTAATTCAACTTTCTCCAAATCATATTGAAGTCACACCAAGCGGACGATTACTTATCCGCAACATCGCGGCTGTATTTGATGTCTATCTGCGTGAACGGACAAGTGGTGGTTTTTCTAAAGCAATTTAA
- the prmA gene encoding 50S ribosomal protein L11 methyltransferase, whose amino-acid sequence MANTWWELQVLCEPALEDSVSWRLEDFGCRGTASEIQGNSCLVKGYLPSFQAQLIDLAALGLLLRQDALCVGLSIPSLNWQIIDEEDWASSWKQYWQPQEIGDRFLINPAWLPLPENLDRLVIRLDPGVAFGTGNHATTQLCLESLEMRLSEVPQSFMGKGGKRSPVIIADIGCGSGILSVGAVLLGAEKVYAVDTDPLAVQSTFSNRTLNDVSPERLVPAEGSVDILKKLIDRPVDGIVCNILADVIIQLVPEITEIAKQSTWAIFSGILVEQSKSVADALEKHGWVVATMWKRKEWCCLNVRRS is encoded by the coding sequence ATGGCAAACACTTGGTGGGAATTACAGGTTTTATGTGAACCAGCCTTAGAGGACTCGGTGTCTTGGCGACTGGAAGATTTTGGCTGTCGGGGTACAGCTAGCGAAATTCAAGGAAATTCTTGCCTTGTCAAAGGTTACTTACCTTCATTTCAAGCGCAGCTAATCGATTTGGCGGCTTTGGGGTTATTGTTAAGGCAAGATGCGCTGTGTGTAGGATTATCTATCCCTAGCCTAAATTGGCAGATCATAGATGAAGAAGATTGGGCAAGTAGTTGGAAGCAATATTGGCAACCCCAGGAAATAGGCGATCGCTTCCTAATTAACCCCGCTTGGCTACCATTACCCGAAAATTTAGACAGGTTGGTAATTCGCCTTGATCCTGGTGTGGCATTTGGTACAGGCAATCACGCCACCACTCAGCTATGTCTAGAATCTCTAGAAATGCGTCTGAGTGAAGTTCCCCAATCTTTTATGGGTAAAGGTGGTAAACGATCGCCTGTCATCATTGCGGATATTGGTTGTGGTTCTGGTATCCTTTCCGTTGGGGCAGTGCTATTGGGAGCAGAGAAGGTTTATGCAGTGGATACTGATCCCTTAGCTGTACAATCAACTTTTAGTAATCGCACACTCAACGACGTTAGTCCAGAACGCCTAGTACCAGCAGAAGGTAGTGTAGATATTCTCAAAAAACTGATTGACAGGCCAGTAGATGGGATTGTCTGCAATATTTTAGCTGATGTGATTATTCAATTAGTACCAGAAATAACTGAGATTGCTAAACAAAGTACGTGGGCAATTTTTAGCGGAATTTTAGTTGAGCAATCAAAATCTGTTGCTGATGCTTTAGAAAAACATGGCTGGGTTGTAGCTACCATGTGGAAGCGGAAAGAATGGTGTTGCTTAAATGTGCGCCGTTCTTAA